A portion of the Thalassotalea sp. LPB0316 genome contains these proteins:
- the hisS gene encoding histidine--tRNA ligase, protein MSKAIQAVRGMNDCLPSETNIWQMVEATLRRVAGNYGFAEIRMPIVESTHLFKRSIGEVTDIVEKEMYTFDDRNGDSLTLRPEGTASCVRAGNQHGLLYNQEQRLWYMGPMFRHERPQKGRYRQFHQFGIEAFGIATPDIDAEVIMLSNRLWKELGIKDVVTLELNTLGSNEERATYRDALVDYLTLHEDKLDDDSKRRMHTNPLRVLDSKNPEVQAALVDAPKLSEFLGDESREHFASLCAKLDAAGIEYVINERLVRGLDYYNRTVFEWVTSSLGAQGTVCAGGRYDGLVEQLGGKATPGFGFALGIERLVLLLTSLDKVNNIRPQVDVYIAMMGENAELAGNALAEQWRDEVKEIRIQCHCGGGNFKKQMKRADKSGANIAVILGDNEVAEKTATVKYLREQKDQESVAFDQMPALLEKLM, encoded by the coding sequence GTGAGTAAAGCGATTCAGGCAGTTCGAGGCATGAATGATTGCCTACCATCAGAAACTAATATTTGGCAAATGGTTGAAGCAACCCTTAGACGTGTTGCTGGTAACTATGGTTTTGCCGAAATTCGCATGCCAATCGTAGAATCAACTCATTTATTTAAGCGCTCAATTGGTGAAGTAACAGATATCGTTGAAAAGGAAATGTATACCTTTGACGATCGCAATGGCGATAGTTTAACACTTCGCCCTGAAGGTACGGCAAGTTGTGTGCGCGCAGGTAACCAGCACGGTTTACTTTATAACCAAGAGCAACGACTGTGGTACATGGGGCCAATGTTTAGGCACGAGCGTCCACAAAAGGGGCGCTATCGTCAATTCCATCAATTTGGTATTGAAGCCTTTGGTATTGCGACACCTGATATCGACGCTGAAGTGATTATGTTATCAAATCGCTTGTGGAAGGAACTTGGCATCAAAGATGTTGTCACATTAGAATTGAATACCTTAGGTTCGAATGAAGAGCGTGCAACCTATCGAGATGCTTTAGTTGACTACTTAACTCTGCATGAAGATAAACTTGATGATGATAGCAAGCGTCGTATGCACACAAATCCACTGCGAGTTTTAGATAGTAAGAACCCAGAGGTACAAGCGGCATTAGTTGATGCGCCTAAGCTATCTGAGTTTTTAGGTGATGAATCTAGAGAACATTTTGCTAGCTTATGTGCTAAGTTGGACGCAGCCGGTATCGAGTATGTTATCAATGAACGCTTAGTTCGCGGTTTGGATTACTACAATCGCACAGTGTTTGAATGGGTAACTTCAAGCCTAGGTGCACAAGGTACGGTATGTGCCGGTGGCCGTTATGACGGTTTGGTTGAGCAACTAGGCGGTAAAGCAACACCGGGTTTTGGTTTTGCTTTAGGGATTGAGCGATTAGTCTTGTTGCTAACGAGCTTAGATAAAGTTAACAATATTCGCCCACAAGTTGATGTTTACATTGCCATGATGGGTGAAAACGCTGAGCTAGCCGGTAATGCTTTAGCTGAACAATGGCGCGATGAAGTCAAAGAAATCAGAATTCAATGTCACTGTGGTGGTGGCAACTTTAAAAAGCAAATGAAGCGCGCAGATAAATCAGGTGCAAACATTGCGGTTATTCTTGGGGACAACGAAGTTGCTGAAAAAACAGCAACGGTGAAATATTTACGTGAACAAAAAGATCAAGAAAGCGTGGCATTTGATCAAATGCCAGCTTTGTTAGAAAAATTAATGTAA
- the der gene encoding ribosome biogenesis GTPase Der, with protein MLPVVALVGRPNVGKSTLFNRLTRSRDALVADYPGLTRDRQYGQAQVEEHPFIVIDTGGIHGDEEGIDALMAEQSLMAVEEADAVLFLVDARAGLTAADQAIAEYLRKQNKRVFLVANKVDGIDADSAVAEFYSLALGDAVHQIAAAHGRGVTQLITLALEPHIAALAEEKAAQAENDEFDGEIFDEEGEHSPLEDDKIKLAIIGKPNVGKSTLTNRILGEERVVVYDMPGTTRDSVYIPMERNGREYTLIDTAGIRRRKNVNDVVEKYSVIKTLRAIEDANVCLLIIDAREGITDQDLSLLGFILEAGRSLVLAVNKWDGLDESVKDRIKSELDRRLGFIDFARIHFISALHGTGVGHLFESVEEAFVSATKRISTSMVTKILDLAVFDHQPPMHNGRRIKLKYAHAGGYNPPIIVIHGNQARHLPPSYKRYLMNYYRKSLKIMGTPIKIEFRETSNPFAGKKKLSYTEQKKKARATQGYKKPE; from the coding sequence ATGCTTCCTGTAGTCGCACTTGTCGGCAGACCAAATGTTGGTAAATCAACGTTGTTTAATCGTTTAACACGCTCACGTGATGCGCTTGTTGCAGACTATCCTGGCCTAACGCGTGACCGTCAATATGGTCAGGCGCAGGTTGAAGAACATCCGTTTATTGTCATTGATACTGGTGGTATTCACGGTGATGAAGAAGGTATTGATGCGTTAATGGCAGAGCAATCGTTAATGGCGGTTGAAGAGGCCGATGCAGTGCTGTTTTTGGTTGACGCACGTGCGGGTCTTACTGCCGCAGATCAAGCGATAGCTGAATATCTTCGCAAACAAAATAAGCGTGTATTTCTCGTTGCCAACAAAGTTGATGGGATTGACGCCGATTCTGCCGTTGCAGAGTTTTATTCGCTTGCACTTGGTGACGCTGTTCATCAAATAGCTGCTGCTCATGGCCGCGGTGTAACACAACTCATTACCTTAGCCCTTGAACCTCACATTGCAGCACTGGCAGAAGAAAAAGCTGCTCAAGCTGAAAATGACGAGTTTGACGGTGAAATCTTTGATGAAGAAGGTGAGCATTCACCGCTCGAAGATGACAAAATCAAACTGGCAATAATTGGTAAGCCAAATGTTGGTAAGTCAACGCTTACTAACCGTATTTTAGGCGAAGAGCGGGTTGTTGTTTATGATATGCCGGGTACTACTCGCGATTCAGTATACATTCCTATGGAGCGTAATGGGCGTGAATATACCCTCATCGATACCGCCGGCATTCGCCGTCGTAAAAACGTTAACGATGTTGTAGAAAAGTACTCAGTGATCAAAACGCTGCGTGCGATTGAAGATGCTAATGTCTGCTTATTGATCATTGATGCACGAGAAGGGATCACAGATCAAGATTTGAGTTTACTCGGTTTCATTTTAGAAGCGGGGCGTTCATTGGTGCTAGCTGTCAATAAATGGGACGGGCTAGATGAGTCGGTCAAAGATCGTATTAAGTCTGAACTTGATCGTCGCTTAGGCTTTATTGATTTTGCCCGTATTCACTTTATTTCAGCACTACATGGCACCGGCGTTGGCCATCTGTTTGAATCTGTCGAGGAAGCCTTTGTCTCGGCAACGAAACGGATTTCAACGTCTATGGTCACCAAAATCTTGGATTTAGCGGTGTTTGATCATCAGCCTCCGATGCACAATGGTCGCCGGATCAAACTTAAATATGCGCACGCTGGTGGTTATAACCCGCCAATTATTGTGATTCACGGTAATCAGGCACGCCATTTACCACCATCTTACAAGCGTTATTTAATGAACTATTATCGCAAGTCGTTAAAGATCATGGGGACGCCAATTAAAATTGAATTCAGAGAAACTTCAAATCCATTTGCCGGTAAGAAGAAGTTATCTTATACCGAGCAAAAGAAAAAAGCGCGTGCCACGCAAGGCTACAAAAAACCAGAGTAA
- a CDS encoding YfgM family protein — METYQTEEQQVEAIKKFWQENGNFIIGGILVGLGSFVGFNYYKDSKLESEEAATSAYIEMMESVQEHSDNFVEEGEAFIQANKETSFASFTSLALAKDAVSHQDWAGAEKHLQMAIDNAADEGVKSIAILRLARVQLQQAQADKALATLANDMAEGFVGAAEEVKGDAYLMQGKNELARNAYQAAIDALGAAAANNQSLQMKLDDLAQHVELTTLPEISK; from the coding sequence GTGGAAACTTATCAAACAGAAGAACAACAAGTAGAAGCGATTAAAAAGTTTTGGCAAGAAAACGGCAACTTTATCATCGGTGGTATCCTTGTTGGTTTAGGTAGCTTTGTTGGCTTTAACTACTACAAAGACAGCAAATTAGAAAGTGAAGAAGCCGCGACATCTGCTTACATTGAGATGATGGAGTCAGTTCAAGAGCACAGCGACAACTTTGTCGAAGAAGGTGAAGCTTTTATTCAAGCAAACAAAGAAACAAGTTTCGCATCGTTTACCTCGCTTGCATTAGCTAAAGATGCTGTTAGCCACCAAGATTGGGCCGGCGCAGAAAAGCACTTACAAATGGCTATTGATAATGCCGCTGATGAAGGTGTAAAAAGCATTGCGATATTGCGTTTAGCTCGTGTTCAATTACAACAAGCGCAAGCGGATAAAGCGTTAGCAACATTAGCTAACGATATGGCCGAAGGCTTTGTTGGCGCTGCCGAAGAAGTTAAAGGTGACGCGTATTTAATGCAAGGTAAAAACGAGTTAGCGCGTAACGCTTACCAAGCTGCCATCGACGCTTTAGGCGCAGCTGCCGCAAATAACCAAAGCTTGCAAATGAAGCTTGATGATTTAGCTCAGCACGTTGAATTAACAACGTTACCTGAAATTAGCAAATAG
- the bamB gene encoding outer membrane protein assembly factor BamB, with protein MQLLHKKILTTLALVLTLAACSSTDDENEELAVAPLTEIEQQFKPKVVWSGSVGNGVKHYYSRLKPGVGYDKVFAASREGDVIAFDEKTGKSVWKLNLRKPYTGNALIFRSDESAKLGGGLVPGGRKVYVGSEQGDVYALEEATGKIAWHAKVKGEVIAAPAFESNVVLVNTVSGLLIALDAQNGEELWKVEQDVPPLTLRGTSAPAAASGGVLIGTPSGELTVYILENGQQGWSVNLGEPTGSTELDRVVDVDSKPLILGETVYAVSSRGNLSALELRSGRVLWQRQYSSYRQLSIARNNIYLTDVKGHVYAIDRLNGLERWSNVSLTNRNVTGPAVQGNYVVVGDLEGYLHWLDVDTGDIVARMEVDSSGIYATPTVSDDVLYVQSRDGDIAAIQLP; from the coding sequence GTGCAGTTGCTACATAAAAAAATACTAACAACACTAGCACTTGTGTTAACCCTTGCCGCTTGTTCGTCAACTGATGATGAAAATGAAGAGTTAGCGGTTGCACCATTAACTGAGATTGAACAGCAGTTTAAGCCAAAAGTTGTCTGGTCAGGCAGCGTTGGCAACGGTGTTAAACACTATTACTCACGCTTAAAGCCTGGTGTTGGCTACGATAAAGTTTTTGCTGCAAGCCGCGAAGGCGATGTGATTGCCTTTGATGAAAAAACCGGTAAATCTGTGTGGAAACTCAATTTGCGTAAGCCATATACGGGTAATGCGCTCATTTTCCGCTCCGACGAATCGGCCAAGTTAGGCGGTGGTTTAGTACCCGGTGGCAGAAAAGTTTACGTTGGTAGTGAACAAGGTGACGTATACGCACTAGAGGAAGCTACGGGTAAAATTGCATGGCATGCCAAAGTTAAAGGTGAAGTAATTGCTGCGCCTGCGTTTGAAAGCAACGTGGTATTAGTGAATACCGTTTCGGGTTTACTGATTGCACTAGATGCGCAAAACGGTGAAGAACTTTGGAAAGTTGAACAAGACGTACCGCCACTAACATTGCGTGGTACTAGTGCTCCGGCTGCGGCATCAGGTGGCGTCTTAATTGGCACGCCATCAGGTGAGTTGACGGTTTATATCTTAGAAAATGGTCAGCAAGGCTGGTCAGTAAACTTGGGTGAGCCAACAGGTTCAACTGAATTAGATCGCGTAGTCGATGTTGACTCAAAACCGCTTATCCTTGGTGAAACTGTTTATGCGGTCTCTTCTCGCGGAAACTTATCTGCACTTGAGTTGCGCAGTGGTCGCGTTTTGTGGCAACGTCAATATTCGTCATATCGCCAATTGAGCATTGCCCGAAACAACATTTATTTAACAGATGTTAAAGGACACGTATATGCGATTGATCGCTTAAATGGTCTCGAGCGTTGGAGTAATGTGTCACTTACCAACCGCAATGTGACAGGCCCTGCAGTACAAGGTAACTATGTTGTTGTTGGTGATCTTGAAGGTTACCTGCATTGGCTAGATGTTGATACGGGTGATATCGTCGCACGCATGGAAGTTGACTCAAGTGGTATATATGCGACACCAACAGTGTCAGACGATGTTTTGTACGTACAGTCAAGAGATGGCGACATCGCGGCGATTCAACTGCCATAG